A part of Variovorax sp. HW608 genomic DNA contains:
- a CDS encoding ABC transporter substrate-binding protein: MPGKFLRFLLCAALLAAGASSPAQQPAKKTVRIGYLAAVSAVADAPRLAAFRQGLRDLGYVEGQNLQIDYRHESEDLGRLPQHAADLVAMNIDVLVAVTTNAAQAAKKTTSTVPIVFMGVTDPISAGLAESLARPGGNATGITNVAAILTGKRLEILKETNPKMVRVAVLWDPKAPGSIPQWEASQQPARQLGLELYSMEASSAQSYAEAFRQAVQAGSHAVWVTLNPVANSNQKLIADLAIENKLPSICARGDYAENGCLMAYGPGYGNEGKDGARYVVRILKGAKPADLPIEQPTKFELLINLNTAKRLGYVIPRSVLTRADRVIQ, translated from the coding sequence ATGCCCGGCAAGTTCCTGCGGTTCCTGCTCTGCGCCGCGCTGCTGGCGGCCGGAGCCTCATCGCCGGCGCAGCAGCCGGCGAAGAAGACGGTGCGCATCGGCTACCTCGCGGCCGTCTCCGCCGTCGCCGACGCACCGCGCCTGGCGGCCTTCCGGCAGGGCCTGCGCGACCTCGGCTATGTCGAAGGGCAGAACCTCCAGATCGACTACCGCCACGAGAGCGAGGACCTCGGCCGGCTCCCCCAGCACGCCGCGGACCTCGTGGCCATGAACATCGACGTGCTGGTGGCCGTGACCACCAACGCGGCGCAGGCGGCGAAGAAGACGACATCGACCGTGCCGATCGTCTTCATGGGCGTGACGGACCCGATCAGCGCCGGCCTCGCCGAAAGCCTCGCGCGCCCCGGCGGCAATGCGACCGGCATCACCAACGTGGCGGCGATCCTCACCGGCAAGCGGCTGGAGATCCTGAAGGAGACGAATCCGAAGATGGTGCGCGTCGCGGTGCTGTGGGACCCGAAGGCGCCCGGCTCCATTCCGCAATGGGAAGCCAGCCAGCAGCCGGCGCGGCAACTCGGACTGGAGCTCTACTCGATGGAGGCGAGCAGCGCGCAGAGCTACGCCGAAGCATTCAGGCAGGCGGTCCAGGCGGGCAGCCACGCGGTGTGGGTGACGCTGAATCCGGTCGCCAATTCCAACCAGAAGCTGATCGCGGATCTCGCGATCGAGAACAAGCTGCCGTCGATCTGCGCACGCGGCGACTATGCCGAGAACGGCTGCCTGATGGCCTACGGCCCCGGCTATGGCAACGAGGGCAAGGACGGCGCGCGCTACGTGGTGCGCATCCTCAAGGGCGCGAAGCCGGCCGACCTGCCGATCGAGCAGCCGACGAAGTTCGAGCTGCTGATCAACCTGAACACGGCGAAACGGCTGGGCTACGTGATTCCGCGCTCGGTGCTGACGCGGGCGGACAGGGTGATCCAGTGA
- a CDS encoding RNA methyltransferase, protein MRIHELRRRLHEAGAGPLHEHRVLRLWSHALPRNSGRRLPESFFPSSLLAALPGIEADLAALARIHSVHPGSDGSERLLVALADGQTVESVLLPRGGLCVSSQVGCAVGCRFCMTGRDGLLRKLGSAEIVAQVALARQRRPVRKVVFMGMGEPAHNLDNVIEAIDLLGTAGDIGHKNLVFSTVGDPRAFERLQEGRVKPALALSLHTTRAELRRKLLPRAPNLAPEELVAECERYARATGYPIQYQWTLLEGINDGEDEIEGIVRLLSGKYGVLNMIPFNTVDGTGFNRPSFERCRQIARTLHERGILTKLRYSAGQDVDGGCGQLRARVGEVQQVRMLDLRSVEPG, encoded by the coding sequence ATGCGAATCCACGAACTCAGGCGCCGGCTCCACGAAGCCGGCGCGGGCCCACTCCACGAGCACCGGGTGCTGCGCCTGTGGTCCCATGCGCTGCCGCGCAACAGCGGCCGGCGCCTGCCCGAGAGCTTCTTTCCGTCGTCGCTGCTCGCTGCCCTGCCCGGCATCGAAGCCGATCTGGCGGCGCTGGCGCGCATCCACTCGGTGCACCCCGGCAGCGATGGTTCGGAGCGCCTGCTGGTCGCCCTCGCGGACGGCCAGACGGTGGAAAGCGTGCTGCTGCCGCGCGGCGGCCTGTGCGTCTCGTCGCAGGTCGGCTGCGCGGTCGGCTGCCGCTTCTGCATGACCGGCCGGGACGGCCTGCTGCGCAAGCTCGGCAGCGCCGAGATCGTGGCCCAGGTCGCGCTCGCGCGCCAGCGCCGTCCGGTGCGCAAGGTGGTCTTCATGGGCATGGGCGAACCGGCGCACAACCTCGACAACGTGATCGAAGCGATCGACCTGCTCGGCACCGCGGGCGACATCGGCCACAAGAACCTCGTGTTCTCCACCGTGGGCGACCCGCGCGCCTTCGAGCGGCTGCAAGAGGGCCGCGTGAAACCGGCGCTCGCGCTGTCGCTGCACACGACCCGCGCCGAGCTGCGCCGCAAGCTCCTGCCGCGCGCGCCGAACCTGGCGCCCGAGGAACTGGTGGCCGAATGCGAACGCTATGCGCGCGCCACCGGCTACCCGATCCAGTACCAGTGGACGCTGCTCGAAGGCATCAACGACGGCGAGGACGAGATCGAAGGCATCGTGCGGCTGCTCTCGGGCAAGTACGGCGTGCTGAACATGATCCCCTTCAACACGGTCGACGGCACCGGCTTCAACCGCCCGTCGTTCGAGCGCTGCAGGCAGATCGCCCGCACGCTGCACGAGCGGGGCATCCTCACGAAGCTGCGCTACTCGGCGGGGCAGGACGTGGATGGCGGCTGCGGACAGCTGCGGGCGCGGGTGGGGGAGGTGCAGCAAGTGCGGATGCTGGACCTGCGCTCGGTGGAACCGGGTTAG
- a CDS encoding DUF6502 family protein, giving the protein MDARSKMHQALEAAVTNVLRALFRVLLRHSMSYSAFDELARRAYVEVAMKDFAIDGKKSTISRASILSGLTRKEVRRLLSLPARESVESGGERYNRAARVLTGWVRDPDFLDDAGEPRALPMDGPRGFAELVRRHSGDMPARAVLDELHRVGAVHWHDDQHVQLHARAYVPAGSESDKLGILGQDVAALIATIDHNIQHGAGDPRFQRKVMYDAIPRSDLPAFRKLSATQAQSLLERMDRWLQVRDRVATAGKDDDCAGTPRMRIGLGIYYFEEPEAPSSQGETR; this is encoded by the coding sequence ATGGACGCCCGCTCGAAGATGCATCAGGCCCTGGAAGCCGCGGTCACGAATGTGCTGCGCGCCCTGTTCCGGGTGCTGCTGCGTCATTCCATGTCCTATTCCGCCTTCGACGAGCTGGCACGGCGCGCCTATGTCGAGGTGGCCATGAAGGACTTCGCCATCGACGGCAAGAAGTCGACCATCTCGCGCGCCTCCATCCTCTCGGGACTCACCCGCAAGGAGGTGCGGCGGCTGCTTTCGCTGCCCGCACGCGAATCGGTGGAAAGTGGCGGCGAGCGCTACAACCGTGCCGCCCGCGTGCTCACCGGATGGGTACGCGACCCCGACTTCCTCGACGATGCCGGCGAACCGCGCGCACTGCCGATGGACGGCCCCCGGGGCTTCGCCGAACTGGTGCGGCGCCACAGCGGCGACATGCCGGCACGCGCGGTGCTCGACGAGTTGCATCGGGTGGGTGCCGTGCACTGGCATGACGACCAGCATGTGCAACTGCATGCCCGCGCCTACGTGCCGGCCGGCAGCGAATCCGACAAGCTGGGCATCCTGGGCCAGGACGTGGCGGCGCTCATCGCCACGATCGACCACAACATCCAGCACGGCGCCGGCGACCCGCGCTTCCAGCGCAAGGTGATGTACGACGCCATCCCGCGCAGCGACCTGCCGGCCTTTCGCAAGCTCAGCGCCACCCAGGCGCAGTCGCTCCTGGAGCGGATGGATCGCTGGCTGCAGGTGCGCGACAGGGTGGCCACTGCAGGCAAGGACGACGATTGCGCCGGCACGCCACGCATGCGCATCGGCCTGGGCATTTACTACTTCGAGGAGCCGGAGGCTCCTTCATCCCAAGGAGAAACACGATGA
- a CDS encoding DUF4382 domain-containing protein produces MKIQRFLAAGVASCSLLLAACGGGGGGFAGGGIGGTGASADKGTMRVSMTDAPACGYDAVNVTIDKVRVNQSSDAADTASGWVDIALASPQRVDLLTLTNGVLFPLGEAPLPAGKYQQMRLVLVDNTQANPLANSVKPTGGSETPLDTPSAQQSGLKLNMNVDVPAGQVLDVVMDFDACKSVVKRGNSGHYNLKPVITVVPVVNSGGQRIQGWVDPSLAAGTTFISLQSQSQPVKASIPDGGGRFVLFPVPVGNYDLVVTSADHATAVVMGVPVSATAVTSVGSDSVRINPPGTLMRAVSGTVSPASATVRALQNLSGGPGIEVASPPVDATSGAFSLNLPIGAPVRAPFAANASSFGFTADSAVAGLYTMQANSNGSVQSTAIDTNAPVPPLSFNLP; encoded by the coding sequence ATGAAGATTCAAAGATTCCTGGCCGCGGGCGTTGCCTCGTGTTCCCTGCTCCTCGCGGCGTGTGGCGGCGGCGGCGGGGGCTTCGCGGGCGGCGGCATCGGAGGGACCGGCGCGAGCGCGGACAAGGGCACCATGCGCGTCTCAATGACGGACGCCCCGGCCTGCGGCTACGACGCGGTCAACGTCACGATCGACAAGGTGCGCGTGAACCAGAGCAGCGACGCCGCGGACACCGCCAGCGGCTGGGTGGACATTGCGCTGGCCAGTCCGCAGCGCGTGGACCTGCTCACGCTGACCAACGGCGTGCTCTTTCCGCTCGGCGAAGCGCCGCTTCCGGCCGGCAAGTACCAGCAGATGCGCCTGGTCCTGGTGGACAACACGCAAGCCAATCCGCTGGCGAACTCGGTCAAGCCCACCGGTGGCAGCGAGACGCCGCTGGACACCCCGAGCGCCCAGCAAAGCGGCCTGAAGCTCAACATGAACGTCGACGTGCCGGCCGGCCAGGTGCTGGATGTGGTGATGGACTTCGACGCCTGCAAGTCCGTGGTGAAGCGCGGCAACTCCGGCCACTACAACCTCAAGCCGGTGATCACCGTGGTGCCGGTCGTCAACAGCGGCGGCCAGCGGATCCAGGGCTGGGTCGATCCGTCGCTGGCGGCCGGCACCACCTTCATTTCGCTGCAGTCGCAAAGCCAGCCGGTCAAGGCCAGCATCCCGGACGGCGGCGGCCGCTTCGTTCTGTTCCCGGTTCCGGTCGGCAACTACGACCTGGTGGTGACCTCGGCGGATCACGCCACCGCGGTCGTCATGGGCGTGCCGGTCAGCGCGACCGCAGTCACCAGCGTCGGCAGCGACAGCGTGCGGATCAACCCGCCGGGCACGCTCATGCGCGCGGTCAGCGGAACGGTGAGCCCGGCCAGCGCGACGGTGCGCGCGTTGCAGAACCTCAGCGGCGGGCCGGGCATCGAGGTGGCGTCGCCCCCGGTGGATGCGACGAGCGGTGCATTCAGCTTGAATCTGCCCATCGGCGCACCGGTGCGCGCGCCGTTCGCGGCCAATGCGTCCTCGTTCGGCTTCACGGCCGACTCGGCGGTCGCCGGCCTGTACACCATGCAGGCGAACTCCAACGGCAGTGTGCAGAGCACGGCGATCGACACCAACGCGCCGGTGCCGCCGCTCAGCTTCAATCTGCCCTGA
- a CDS encoding aminotransferase class V-fold PLP-dependent enzyme yields the protein MTAVHGELFPTPLMAQIKSRFHYVDHDMNGRERLFFDNAGGSFRLKAAVEQAGRIDALPDCPERIHELARYLQDVQAKGSQDFRTMLNAQGGSVYASLTASGAMFDMVRAIAENVPGTNMVTTVLEHPSSFDAMSLYAERLGRELRVAPSNPVTGGVDVEAIVGLVDQDTALLSVIYASNISGAKLDIASIVKRAREVKPDLYIVVDAVQHAPHGLIDLEKTPIDGINVAPYKFFGCRGSGMSWLSERASVLPHHKLAGKSRDFWDLGSAAPWQFAVISEITDYVSWLGSQFSGASARRTLFARGIERIELHERALLTRLLHGSDEAPGLRAIEGVQVFLDHDDLSRRDLILAIGIDGLEHAQAVREYEKRGVIVYERVATSLYSKRMLQSFGLEGAIRVSPLHCHSAADIDRFLRITGEMAAQVAAGLIRAD from the coding sequence ATGACTGCCGTGCACGGCGAACTCTTCCCGACCCCCCTGATGGCGCAGATCAAGAGCCGCTTCCACTACGTCGACCACGACATGAACGGCCGCGAGCGCCTGTTCTTCGACAACGCGGGCGGCTCGTTCCGGCTCAAGGCCGCCGTGGAGCAGGCGGGGCGCATCGATGCGCTGCCCGATTGCCCCGAGCGCATCCACGAGCTCGCGCGCTACCTGCAGGACGTGCAGGCGAAGGGCAGCCAGGACTTCCGGACGATGCTCAATGCGCAAGGCGGCAGCGTCTATGCCTCGCTGACCGCCTCGGGCGCGATGTTCGACATGGTGCGCGCGATCGCCGAGAACGTGCCCGGCACGAACATGGTCACGACGGTGCTCGAGCATCCGTCGTCCTTCGATGCGATGTCGCTCTATGCGGAGCGGCTCGGCCGCGAACTGCGCGTCGCGCCCTCGAACCCCGTGACCGGCGGCGTCGACGTCGAGGCGATCGTCGGCCTGGTCGACCAGGACACCGCGCTGCTCAGCGTGATCTACGCATCGAACATCTCGGGCGCGAAGCTCGACATCGCATCGATCGTGAAGCGCGCGCGCGAGGTCAAGCCGGACCTCTACATCGTCGTCGACGCGGTGCAGCATGCGCCGCACGGGCTGATCGACCTCGAGAAGACGCCGATCGACGGCATCAACGTCGCGCCCTACAAGTTCTTCGGCTGCCGCGGCTCGGGCATGTCCTGGCTCTCGGAGCGGGCCTCGGTGCTCCCGCATCACAAGCTCGCGGGCAAGAGCCGGGACTTCTGGGATCTCGGCAGCGCCGCGCCGTGGCAGTTCGCGGTGATCTCCGAGATCACCGACTACGTCTCCTGGCTCGGCAGCCAGTTCAGCGGGGCGAGCGCCCGGCGGACCCTGTTCGCACGCGGCATCGAGCGCATCGAGTTGCACGAGCGCGCCCTGCTGACGCGCCTGCTGCACGGCAGCGACGAGGCGCCGGGACTGCGCGCGATCGAGGGCGTCCAGGTGTTCCTCGACCATGACGACCTGAGCCGGCGCGACCTGATCCTCGCGATCGGCATCGACGGCCTGGAGCATGCGCAGGCGGTGCGCGAGTACGAGAAGCGCGGCGTGATCGTCTACGAGCGCGTCGCGACCAGCCTCTACTCGAAGCGCATGCTGCAGTCGTTCGGCCTCGAGGGCGCGATCCGCGTCTCGCCGCTGCACTGCCACTCGGCCGCCGACATCGACCGCTTCCTGCGCATCACGGGCGAGATGGCCGCGCAGGTCGCGGCCGGGCTGATCAGGGCAGATTGA
- a CDS encoding LysR family transcriptional regulator: MTFKQLEALYWIGELGSFALAANKLHTSQSAVSKRVHELETAFDIELFDRSQRTARLTDKGEEMFMLAKKLLEQRNAAVEQFSRVDVIERRVRIGVTELTAMTWLPRWVELIQQHYPKVTLEPDVDSSVNLREKVLSDELDLIIVPDAFADTRIPSKPVGRVESAWMCKPGLVAPRRSIRLHELAARRLLLQGSKSGTGLLYDSWMKELGVAPADSIVVHNLVALIGLTVSGLGVSYLPKQALGPMVADGLLLRLDVTPALPPVTYVAMYKGEHRSALLASVVMLAQECCDFTRMFQAAA; this comes from the coding sequence ATGACCTTCAAGCAGCTCGAGGCGCTGTACTGGATCGGCGAGCTCGGCAGCTTCGCGCTCGCCGCCAACAAGCTGCACACCTCGCAATCGGCGGTCTCCAAGCGCGTGCACGAGCTCGAGACCGCGTTCGACATCGAGCTGTTCGACCGCAGCCAGCGCACTGCGCGCCTCACCGACAAGGGCGAGGAGATGTTCATGCTCGCGAAGAAGCTGCTCGAGCAGCGCAATGCCGCGGTCGAGCAGTTCAGCCGCGTCGACGTGATCGAGCGCCGCGTGCGCATCGGCGTCACCGAGCTCACGGCCATGACCTGGCTGCCGCGCTGGGTCGAGCTGATCCAGCAGCACTATCCCAAGGTCACGCTCGAGCCCGACGTCGACAGCAGCGTCAACCTGCGCGAGAAGGTGCTCTCGGACGAGCTCGACCTGATCATCGTGCCGGACGCCTTCGCCGACACGCGCATCCCGAGCAAGCCGGTCGGCCGTGTCGAGAGCGCATGGATGTGCAAGCCCGGCCTCGTGGCGCCGCGGCGCTCGATCCGGCTGCACGAGCTCGCGGCCCGGCGCCTGCTGCTGCAGGGCTCCAAGTCGGGCACCGGGCTGCTCTACGACAGCTGGATGAAGGAGCTGGGCGTCGCGCCGGCCGACTCGATCGTGGTGCACAACCTGGTCGCGCTGATCGGTCTCACGGTCTCGGGGCTCGGCGTGAGCTACCTGCCGAAGCAGGCGCTGGGCCCGATGGTGGCCGACGGCCTGCTGCTGCGGCTCGATGTCACGCCAGCGCTTCCGCCCGTCACCTACGTCGCGATGTACAAGGGCGAGCACCGCAGCGCGCTGCTCGCCTCGGTGGTCATGCTGGCGCAGGAATGCTGCGATTTCACGCGCATGTTCCAGGCCGCGGCGTAG
- a CDS encoding amino acid ABC transporter substrate-binding protein, whose product MKRLLPSALGIAAALLCASAMAQSDTLAKIKESGVVNIGGRDSQIPFSYKPAGGGDPVGFTNDICLKIVDAIKARLGLSKLEVRYTILTSTNRIPLLTNGSVDLDCATTTNTVQRQQQVAFAPSHFVTNITAAVKKNSGINSFADLNGKKVSTVAGSTGVQLLRGYRKTGNIEVEDLPAKDTADGFLMLASDRTVAYILDDVQLAGLIATSPSPGDYKILSQESLRQEPYGIMYRKNDEAFKELVDKTVTDIMKSGAINELYAKWFMRPIPPSNANLNFPMTEPVKEIYRNPNNKGV is encoded by the coding sequence ATGAAACGACTTCTCCCGTCCGCGCTCGGCATCGCCGCCGCGCTCCTGTGCGCAAGCGCCATGGCGCAAAGCGACACGCTCGCAAAGATCAAGGAAAGCGGCGTCGTGAACATCGGCGGGCGCGACAGCCAGATCCCGTTCTCGTACAAGCCGGCCGGCGGTGGCGATCCGGTCGGCTTCACCAACGACATCTGTCTGAAGATCGTCGACGCGATCAAGGCCAGGCTCGGCCTGTCCAAGCTCGAGGTCCGCTACACGATCCTGACCTCGACCAACCGCATCCCGCTCTTGACCAACGGCAGCGTCGACCTCGACTGCGCGACGACGACCAACACCGTGCAGCGCCAGCAGCAGGTGGCGTTCGCGCCGAGCCATTTCGTCACCAACATCACGGCGGCGGTCAAGAAGAACTCGGGCATCAACAGCTTTGCCGACCTCAACGGCAAGAAGGTGTCGACCGTGGCCGGCAGCACCGGCGTGCAGCTGCTGCGCGGCTATCGCAAGACCGGCAACATCGAGGTCGAGGACCTGCCCGCGAAGGACACGGCCGACGGCTTCCTGATGCTCGCGTCGGACCGCACGGTGGCCTACATCCTCGACGACGTGCAGCTCGCGGGCCTGATCGCGACCTCGCCGTCGCCGGGCGACTACAAGATCCTGAGCCAGGAATCGCTGCGCCAGGAGCCCTACGGCATCATGTACCGCAAGAACGACGAGGCGTTCAAGGAGCTCGTCGACAAGACGGTGACCGACATCATGAAGTCGGGCGCCATCAACGAGCTCTATGCGAAGTGGTTCATGCGGCCGATTCCACCGAGCAACGCGAACCTGAATTTCCCGATGACCGAGCCGGTCAAGGAGATCTACCGCAACCCGAACAACAAGGGGGTCTGA
- a CDS encoding carbonic anhydrase produces MASFSPPCTAAEALERLQQGNERFVQGRARFPTVQKEILAELAKGQQPYATILGCSDSRVPPELVFDASFGELFVIRVAGNVLGSSILGTLQYAGSHLQTPLFVVLGHEGCGAVEAAIASRFRGAEHKSRIEILLENIVPVLEGLDASQPPAALLCQAVEANVRHTVRALRATPEAQAREREGLMKLVGAVYELQTGRVRFLDAGA; encoded by the coding sequence ATGGCAAGCTTTTCCCCTCCGTGCACCGCTGCGGAGGCGCTCGAGCGTCTTCAGCAGGGCAACGAACGCTTTGTCCAGGGCCGCGCACGCTTTCCGACCGTTCAGAAGGAGATCCTGGCCGAACTCGCCAAGGGCCAGCAGCCTTACGCGACCATCCTGGGGTGCAGCGACAGCCGCGTGCCGCCCGAACTCGTGTTCGACGCCTCATTCGGCGAGTTGTTCGTCATCCGGGTCGCGGGCAATGTCCTCGGCTCGAGCATCCTCGGCACGCTGCAGTACGCCGGCTCGCATCTGCAGACGCCGCTCTTCGTCGTGCTGGGGCACGAGGGATGCGGCGCGGTGGAAGCCGCCATCGCTTCGCGCTTCCGTGGCGCCGAGCACAAGAGCAGGATCGAGATCCTGCTGGAGAACATCGTTCCCGTCCTGGAGGGGCTCGACGCCTCGCAGCCTCCGGCAGCCTTGCTCTGCCAGGCCGTGGAAGCCAACGTGCGGCACACCGTACGCGCCTTGCGTGCCACACCCGAAGCCCAGGCGCGCGAGCGCGAAGGCCTGATGAAACTGGTCGGTGCCGTGTACGAGCTGCAGACCGGGCGGGTGCGCTTTCTCGATGCCGGCGCGTAG
- a CDS encoding RNA recognition motif domain-containing protein, whose translation MARIWIGNIEPDTSDEELRELLAKYGFPTCDALERVASDGSRPAAIATFEGASPEGLRMLVPRIHDLFWKHRKLTVQVLRDNFA comes from the coding sequence ATGGCACGCATCTGGATCGGAAACATCGAACCCGACACCTCCGACGAGGAACTGCGGGAACTGCTCGCCAAGTACGGCTTCCCGACCTGCGATGCGCTCGAGCGGGTGGCCAGCGACGGCTCGCGGCCGGCGGCCATCGCCACGTTCGAAGGCGCCTCGCCCGAAGGACTGCGAATGCTGGTCCCGCGGATCCACGACCTGTTCTGGAAGCATCGCAAGCTGACCGTGCAGGTGCTGCGCGACAACTTCGCCTGA
- a CDS encoding PaaI family thioesterase: protein MDDLHRQIFDSFSAQGMMTTIGARLALVADGEVHIELPFSSTLSQQRGFLHAGATTSIVDSACGYAALTKAPPGFDVVTAEFKLNLLRPAVGQRFLAIGRVVNAGRFLAVCTGEVRAFPEKAGETYKVVALMQATMANVSTSL from the coding sequence ATGGACGACCTTCATCGACAAATCTTCGACAGCTTTTCCGCGCAGGGAATGATGACCACCATCGGCGCGCGCCTCGCGCTGGTGGCGGATGGCGAAGTCCACATCGAGCTGCCGTTCTCGAGCACCCTGTCCCAGCAGCGCGGATTCCTGCATGCCGGCGCGACCACGAGCATCGTCGACAGTGCCTGCGGCTACGCGGCGCTGACCAAGGCGCCGCCCGGGTTCGATGTCGTCACCGCGGAGTTCAAGCTCAACCTCCTCAGACCGGCCGTGGGCCAACGCTTTCTGGCGATCGGGCGCGTGGTCAACGCGGGCCGGTTCCTCGCCGTCTGTACCGGCGAGGTAAGGGCGTTTCCCGAAAAAGCCGGCGAGACCTACAAGGTCGTCGCGCTGATGCAGGCGACCATGGCCAATGTGAGCACCTCCCTGTGA
- a CDS encoding class IV adenylate cyclase: MARNIEIKASVENVESLIPAVASIANSGPVEIAQDDTFFRCDTGRLKLRAFSSDKGELIFYRRADRSGPKESFYIRSATSEPESLRESLSLAYGQVGRVRKLRTLFLVGRTRVHLDRVEGLGHFLELEVVLGDDESPESGVREAHELMGRLGIRPDQLIDSAYVDLLARRTVTRE, translated from the coding sequence ATGGCCCGCAATATCGAAATCAAGGCAAGTGTCGAGAACGTCGAGTCGCTCATTCCGGCGGTGGCGAGCATCGCGAATTCCGGACCCGTGGAGATTGCTCAGGACGACACCTTCTTCCGCTGTGACACTGGAAGGCTGAAGCTGCGTGCGTTCTCTTCCGACAAGGGAGAGCTCATCTTCTACAGGAGAGCGGACCGGTCGGGCCCCAAGGAGTCGTTCTACATCCGCTCGGCAACGTCCGAGCCGGAATCGTTGCGCGAGTCGCTTTCGTTGGCCTATGGACAGGTCGGGCGCGTGCGAAAGCTGCGCACGCTGTTCCTGGTGGGGAGGACGCGGGTTCATCTCGACAGGGTCGAAGGCCTGGGGCACTTTCTGGAGCTCGAAGTCGTTCTTGGCGATGATGAGTCGCCGGAATCGGGTGTCCGCGAGGCCCACGAACTCATGGGCCGGTTGGGAATTCGACCGGACCAGCTGATCGACTCCGCCTACGTGGACCTCCTCGCTCGCCGCACCGTCACAAGAGAATGA